The Vicia villosa cultivar HV-30 ecotype Madison, WI linkage group LG1, Vvil1.0, whole genome shotgun sequence genome includes a region encoding these proteins:
- the LOC131619132 gene encoding ethylene-responsive transcription factor 15-like, whose translation MHIMNSTCSFFHNPDSKVSQQDPANVVLFKSFHHVHHDPTHDFLSYDMVDQGPTKTESNQLVKNSEDKERSYIGVRKRPWGKFAAEIRDTTRGGRRVWLGTFDSAEDAALAYDQAAFSMRGNNAVIKFSVQRVRVFARDSIRLQRRIFSCTCTQGETL comes from the coding sequence ATGCATATCATGAATAGTACTTGCTCTTTCTTCCATAACCCAGATTCGAAAGTGTCGCAACAAGATCCTGCTAATGTTGTTCTCTTTAaatcatttcatcatgttcatCATGACCCTACTCATGATTTTCTTTCCTACGATATGGTTGACCAAGGACCAACAAAAACTGAGTCAAATCAACTAGTGAAGAACTCTGAAGATAAAGAAAGATCATACATAGGTGTAAGGAAAAGACCTTGGGGGAAATTTGCTGCAGAGATCAGAGATACAACTAGAGGAGGAAGAAGGGTTTGGCTTGGAACTTTTGATAGTGCTGAAGATGCCGCTTTAGCTTATGATCAAGCTGCATTTTCAATGAGAGGCAATAATGCTGTCATCAAATTTTCTGTTCAAAGGGTTAGAGTCTTTGCAAGAGATTCAATAAGATTGCAGAGAAGGATCTTCTCCTGCACTTGCACTCAAGGAGAGACACTATAA